A genomic region of Phragmites australis chromosome 2, lpPhrAust1.1, whole genome shotgun sequence contains the following coding sequences:
- the LOC133904966 gene encoding carbamoyl-phosphate synthase large chain, chloroplastic encodes MATSLSTPSQLRPSPSHWSRHYRHLLIPHPRHPLPRRAGLTVRASASNGAAAKDSAVTVRRFAEAPNKGGRLDGVKKIMVLGAGPIVIGQACEFDYSGTQACKALAEEGYEVVLVNSNPATIMTDPDLAHRTYIGPMTPPIVERIIAAERPDALLPTMGGQTALNLAVSLADSGALDRLGVRLIGASLPAIRAAEDRQLFKQAMDRIGLKTPPSGIGTTLEECLAIAEDIGEFPLIVRPAFTLGGTGGGIAYNKAEFEDICRAGLAASHTQQVLVEKSLLGWKEYELEVMRDMADNVVIICSIENIDPMGVHTGDSITVAPAQTLTDKEYQRLRDASVAIIREIGVECGGSNVQFAVNPADGEVMVIEMNPRVSRSSALASKATGFPIAKMAAKLSVGYTLDQIPNDITKKTPASFEPSIDYVVTKIPRFAFEKFPGSEPILTTQMKSVGEAMALGRTFQESFQKAVRSLETGFAGWGCGPIKELDWDWEKIKYSLRVPNPDRIHALYAAFKKGMRVEDIHKISFIDKWFLTELKELVNVEQFLISRNLDQLSKDDFYQVKRRGFSDKQIAFATSSSESDVRSRRLALGVTPTYKRVDTCAAEFEANTPYMYSSYEYECESAPTNKKKVLILGGGPNRIGQGIEFDYCCCHASFALREAGYETIMMNSNPETVSTDYDTSDRLYFEPLTVEDVFNVLDMERPDGIIVQYGGQTPLKLALPIQHYLNEKKMVSASGTGFVKIWGTSPDSIDAAEDRKRFNAILEELGIEQPKGGIARSESDALVIASEVGYPVVVRPSYVLGGRAMEIVYNDEKLIKYLATAVQVDPERPVLVDKYLIDAVEIDVDALADLAGNVVIGGIMEHIEQAGIHSGDSACSLPTRTVSAQCLDIIRSWTRKLAKRLNVCGLMNCQYAISTSGEVFLLEANPRASRTVPFVSKAIGHPLAKYASLVMSGVTLPELGFTKEVIPKHVSVKEAVLPFEKFQGCDILLGPEMRSTGEVMGIDYEFSGAFAKAQLAAGQKLTLSGTVFLSLNDLTKRHLAEIGRGFRELGFNIIATSGTAKLLQLEGIPVEPVLKIHEGRPNARDMLKNGQIQVMVITSSGDALDSKDGLQLRRLALAYKVPIITTVDGARATVDAIKSLKNKPIEIQALQDYFQTVDASPNLQSAQTAS; translated from the exons ATGGCCACCTCGCTCTCCACGCCATCCCAGCTACGCCCGTCCCCTTCCCATTGGTCCCGTCACTACCGCCACCTCCTCATCCCCCACCCGCGCCACCCACTCCCCCGCCGCGCCGGCCTCACCGTCCGCGCCTCCGCCTCTAATGGCGCCGCGGCCAAGGACTCCGCCGTCACCGTCCGCCGCTTCGCGGAGGCGCCGAACAAGGGCGGACGCCTGGACGGCGTCAAGAAGATCATGGTTCTCGGCGCGGGCCCCATCGTGATCGGCCAGGCGTGCGAGTTCGACTACTCGGGTACGCAGGCGTGCAAGGCGCTCGCCGAGGAGGGCTACGAGGTCGTGCTCGTCAACTCCAACCCGGCCACCATCATGACCGACCCCGACCTGGCCCACCGCACCTACATCGGCCCCATGACGCCGCCGATCGTCGAGCGCATCATCGCCGCCGAGCGCCCCGACGCGCTGCTCCCCACCATGGGCGGCCAGACCGCGCTCAACCTCGCCGTCTCGCTCGCCGACTCGGGCGCGCTCGACCGCCTCGGGGTCCGACTCATCGGCGCGTCCCTGCCCGCCATCCGCGCCGCGGAGGACCGGCAGCTCTTCAAGCAGGCCATGGACCGCATCGGCCTCAAGACGCCCCCCTCCGGTATCGGCACCACGCTCGAGGAGTGCCTGGCCATCGCCGAGGACATCGGGGAGTTCCCGCTCATCGTCCGCCCGGCCTTCACGCTCGGTGGCACCGGGGGCGGCATCGCCTACAACAAGGCCGAGTTCGAGGACATCTGCAGGGCCGGCCTTGCCGCGTCTCACACACAGCAGGTGCTCGTCGAGAAGTCCCTGCTCGGGTGGAAGGAGTACGAGCTGGAGGTGATGCGCGACATGGCCGACAATGTGGTCATCATCTGCTCGATTGAGAACATCGACCCCATGGGCGTGCACACGGGGGATTCCATCACGGTGGCGCCCGCGCAGACGCTCACCGACAAGGAGTACCAGAGGCTCAGGGACGCCTCCGTGGCCATCATCCGGGAGATTGGTGTAGAGTGTGGTGGCTCCAATGTGCAATTCGCGGTGAACCCTGCAGACGGAGAGGTGATGGTGATTGAGATGAATCCCAGGGTGTCCAGGTCGTCCGCGCTTGCGTCAAAGGCTACAGGGTTTCCAATAGCTAAGATGGCTGCAAAACTCTCAGTAGGTTACACCCTGGACCAGATTCCCAATGATATCACGAAGAAGACTCCTGCGAGCTTTGAGCCCTCCATTGATTATGTGGTCACAAAG ATACCAcgatttgcatttgagaaattCCCTGGCTCTGAGCCAATATTAACCACACAGATGAAGTCTGTTGGTGAGGCAATGGCACTGGGGCGTACCTTCCAGGAGTCCTTCCAGAAAGCTGTCCGTTCATTGGAGACTGGCTTTGCTGGATGGGGTTGTGGACCTATCAAGGAACTTGACTGGGACTGGGAAAAGATAAAATATAGTTTGCGTGTACCTAATCCGGACCGTATCCATGCTCTTTACGCAGCTTTCAAGAAAGGCATGAGGGTTGAAGATATCCACAAAATTAGCTTTATTGACAAATGGTTCCTTACAGAGCTCAAGGAGCTAGTGAATGTTGAGCAGTTCCTTATATCAAGGAACCTAGATCAATTGTCAAAAGATGACTTTTATCAAGTGAAGAGGAGGGGTTTTAGTGACAAGCAGATTGCATTTGCGACTTCTTCATCAGAAAGTGATGTGAGATCAAGGCGTTTGGCATTAGGCGTCACTCCGACATATAAGCGTGTTGATACTTGTGCTGCTGAGTTTGAAGCCAACACCCCCTACATGTACTCTTCCTATGAGTATGAATGTGAGTCAGCTCCAACCAATAAGAAGAAGGTGTTGATATTGGGTGGTGGGCCTAATCGCATAGGCCAGGGCATCGAGTTTGATTACTGCTGTTGTCATGCTTCATTTGCACTTCGAGag GCTGGATACGAGACTATTATGATGAACTCCAATCCTGAGACAGTTTCAACTGACTATGATACCAGTGATCGTTTGTACTTTGAGCCATTGACAGTTGAGGATGTATTTAATGTCCTTGATATGGAGCGCCCAGATGGTATAATTGTACAATATGGAGGGCAAACTCCTTTAAAGCTTGCCCTTCCTATACAACACTATCTGAATGAGAAGAAGATGGTGTCTGCTTCAGGCACAGGGTTTGTGAAGATATGGGGTACATCACCAGATTCTATTGATGCTGCTGAGGACAGGAAAAGATTTAATGCAATTCTTGAAGAGCTTGGGATCGAACAACCTAAAGGAGGGATTGCAAGAAGTGAGTCTGATGCCTTGGTGATTGCTTCAGAAGTAGGCTACCCTGTCGTGGTCCGGCCCTCATATGTTCTTGGCGGACGAGCGATGGAGATTGTTTATAATGATGAAAAGCTGATCAAGTACCTTGCAACTGCAGTGCAAGTAGATCCAGAACGACCTGTTTTGGTGGATAAATATCTAATTGATGCAGTTGAAATTGATGTCGATGCATTGGCTGACTTGGCTGGGAATGTTGTGATCGGTGGAATTATGGAGCATATTGAGCAGGCTGGTATCCATTCTGGTGATTCAGCATGTTCCCTTCCAACTAGAACAGTCTCAGCGCAATGCTTGGACATCATTCGTTCATGGACCAGAAAGCTAGCAAAGCGTCTCAATGTCTGCGGGTTGATGAACTGCCAGTATGCTATCTCGACTTCTGGTGAGGTGTTCCTACTTGAGGCAAACCCACGGGCTTCACGCACAGTCCCTTTTGTCTCCAAAGCAATTGGACATCCGTTGGCTAAATATGCATCGCTGGTCATGTCTGGTGTGACTTTGCCGGAGCTTGGGTTTACTAAAGAAGTGATTCCTAAGCATGTATCAGTTAAGGAGGCTGTTCTTCCATTTGAGAAATTCCAAGGTTGCGACATTCTTCTTGGACCGGAGATGCGCAGCACTGGAGAGGTCATGGGCATTGACTATGAGTTTTCTGGTGCTTTTGCGAAGGCCCAGCTTGCTGCTGGACAGAAGCTCACCTTAAGTGGCACTGTCTTCCTCAGCCTAAATGACCTGACAAAACGACACCTTGCTGAAATTGGACGTGGATTCCGGGAACTTGGCTTCAACATTATCGCCACATCCGGAACAGCCAAACTACTCCAGCTTGAGGGCATCCCAGTGGAGCCAGTGCTGAAGATACACGAGGGGCGACCGAATGCCAGAGATATGCTTAAGAATGGTCAGATACAGGTTATGGTGATAACAAGTTCTGGTGACGCCCTTGACTCGAAAGATGGCCTCCAACTCCGCAGGCTGGCCCTGGCCTACAAGGTCCCAATAATTACAACCGTGGACGGGGCACGAGCTACCGTGGACGCCATCAAGAGCTTGAAGAACAAACCGATTGAGATTCAAGCCTTGCAAGATTACTTCCAGACTGTCGACGCATCACCGAACCTGCAATCAGCACAAACCGCCTCTTAG
- the LOC133904971 gene encoding IQ domain-containing protein IQM1-like, protein MTLGPLNTERNHLLSPKPQRSPRDGACAPLRSPRVACRGSPSSKSGKMGRGLERSLSFRNWEAQAADESEVATRCGGINGARPGTLALQQQQQQQSPKSSISKQGDGAAVSPAQQALLEYFSPRPRCELDKAATQVQKIFKGHRTRRNLADCAIIIEELWWKTYDSVSLNIKSISFFDVEKQETAASRWSRAGKRIAKVGKGLCKDDKAQKLALQHWLEAIDPRHRYGHNLHLYYDTWSASSSTEPFFYWLDIGAGRDMHHPKCPRSKLYSQLITYLGPNERVQYEVIVEEGRLLYKQNGDLVNTNEESKWIFVLSTSRSLYIGQKKKGKFQHSSFLSGAATTAAGRLVAKEGVLKAIWPYSGHYLPTEENFREFISFLEENNVDLANVKLCSVDDDEYPSFKKSELPAEEAEVPTEATHDETLNNQPAELPEVDIVKEVADETVGDDEPAEPEMMASRPSFKWLTPTGARIGCLRDYPADLQSMALEQVNLSPRVVPSPSANRLPIPSPRPSPRIRLSPRLHYMGLPTPTGVKLPIPIPPPGTRRSPKQQFVGFHTPAVALTLPKHKGK, encoded by the exons ATGACTCTGGGGCCACTCAACACAGAGCGCAACCACCTCCTATCCCCGAAGCCGCAGCGCAGCCCCCGAGATGGCGCCTGCGCGCCGCTGAGGTCGCCGCGAGTCGCCTGCAGGGGCAGCCCGTCGTCCAAGAGCGGCAAGATGGGGCGCGGCCTCGAGCGCTCGCTCAGCTTCAGGAACTGGGAGGCACAGGCCGCGGACGAGTCGGAGGTCGCGACCCGGTGCGGCGGCATCAACGGCGCGCGCCCGGGGACCCTCgcgctgcagcagcagcagcagcagcagagcccCAAGAGTAGCATTAGCAAGCAGGGCGACGGCGCCGCGGTGTCCCCGGCTCAGCAGGCCCTCCTGGAGTACTTCTCCCCGCGGCCCCGGTGCGAGCTCGACAAGGCGGCGACCCAGGTGCAGAAGATCTTCAAGGGTCACCGCACCCGGCGGAACCTCGCCGACTGCGCCATCATCATCGAGGAGTTGTGGTGGAAGACGTACGATTCTGTTTCGCTCAACATCAAGTCCATCTCCTTCTTCGACGTGGAGAAGCAAGAGACGGCGGCGTCCCGTTGGTCTAGGGCCGGCAAGAGGATTGCCAAGGTCGGCAAGGGACTCTGCAAGGACGACAAGGCGCAGAAGCTCGCGCTGCAGCACTGGCTCGAAGCT ATTGACCCGCGCCACCGCTACGGCCACAATTTGCATCTGTACTACGACACCTGGTCCGCGAGCTCGAGCACTGAACCCTTCTTCTACTG GTTGGATATCGGCGCAGGGAGAGACATGCATCACCCGAAATGTCCAAGAAGCAAACTGTACTCGCAGTTGATCACGTACCTAGGACCG AACGAGAGGGTGCAATACGAAGTTATTGTGGAGGAAGGGAGGCTGCTATATAAACAAAATGGAGACCTTGTGAACACAAATGAAGAGTCCAAATGGATATTTGTGTTGAGCACGAGTAGATCACTATACATCGGACAG AAGAAGAAGGGTAAATTCCAGCACTCAAGCTTCCTGTCTGGGGCAGCCACAACTGCTGCTGGAAGATTGGTTGCCAAGGAAGGTGTTCTGAAGGCAATATGGCCATACAGCGGTCACTACCTCCCAACAGAAGAGAACTTCAGAGAGTTCATCAGCTTCCTGGAGGAGAACAACGTTGATCTAGCAAATGTTAAG CTGTGTTCGGTCGATGACGATGAGTACCCATCATTCAAGAAGTCGGAACTGCCAGCGGAAGAAGCTGAAGTGCCCACTGAAGCTACACACGATGAGACCCTGAACAACCAACCGGCTGAACTGCCTGAGGTGGACATTGTGAAGGAAGTGGCTGACGAGACCGTTGGCGACGACGAGCCGGCAGAACCGGAGATGATGGCGAGCCGGCCATCGTTCAAGTGGTTGACGCCCACCGGCGCACGTATCGGCTGCCTCCGGGACTACCCGGCTGACCTCCAGAGCATGGCTCTTGAGCAGGTGAACCTCTCACCCAGAGTGGTGCCGTCCCCGAGCGCAAACAGGCTGCCGATCCCGTCGCCGCGGCCGAGCCCGAGGATCAGGCTGTCGCCGAGGCTGCACTACATGGGGCTGCCGACCCCAACCGGCGTGAAGCTCCCGATCCCGATCCCGCCGCCGGGGACCAGGAGGTCTCCCAAACAGCAGTTCGTTGGGTTCCATACGCCGGCGGTGGCGCTCACGCTCCCCAAGCACAAGGGCAAGTGA